The region agatatcggttatgtaagcggttATGTCGGCCGACGAGttgttacgcattgtattataagttctatatgtttttttttatatgttgatTTTTCATGGATtcgaaaaagggaaaaatgtatcttatttttcaaaaaattctcgttatgtatttgtgttataATTTGAGAGTCAGCGTTATtgtgagtattatgtgagttagcgggttcgctcggccctaaataagggtcgggtgcccatcacgccctaacggaagttagggtgtgacaatactcttatgtcaaattcctaCGTTACATAAATAAGTTtcaacgtaacataagtaaagactcctataattcaaaagaaatggaaaagataagtctataaccttattcacaacgaaattttactttaataacgtcacttattatatgtcaagtttgttaatgacttaTTCTatctaatattaagagatgtagtttcaaaaattagaatattaacacggttatgctagatgaataaaataaaaaaaatatgagcaattacatggaagcACAaaaagtaaaggttgggaatgagaagaaaggaaatgaaatataaatactataaaaagaaaaatatattttaaaaaataaaaataattaaaaagtaaaaataaaaaagaaattaaataatagaaataaaaaataaattagaaaagaaaagaaaagaaattaaaataaaataaattaaatgatagaaataaaaaataaattaaaaaagaaaagaaattaaaataaaattaaaagaaataaatgaaaaggtaaccctgtaattacagggtgtaattatacccaattctcagcccccccttgagaattggagagtgtaattacaccctctcaattacaacCAATTCCCACTTAACtatgtaattacttggtcaaacaaacaggtcaaACTGtgcaattacacccaattccaattacctcatggctttccaaacaggcccttaaaaACTACCCCCTCTATCCCacaataagtgtcactttagtttaaaaaacaatcacataataagtgtcatcttaggaaatttaagacataaattgactaatttttttccaaatttagccttaaataaaaatgataagTTAAAGTAACATCCAAATGATGATTGAAAGAGCCACATAGTAATTTGATATTGTTAAATTTTCAATGTGAAAAGAATAACTATTTATTCATACTCTAACCaagatgaaaaaataaattatttttattatatatatgagtaatttaataaattttatattatattattgatTTGTTAATATGCGTGTTTCTTATTAAGATAATACTGTACCAAGGGAGTATTTTGAACTTATCCTCAAACTTCAGAGACCATTTTTGTCGTTTTTTCACATCTCTTCACAATATAGAAGTCCAAAAATCTGAAACCAGATAGAATTAATATCTACCACAAGAAAAATGGAGCTTTGGAAAATTCAGTACATATCCATTCTGTTACTTAGTTCTGTTTTAGTACTAATCATTTTTTGTGTGAGTGCTCAGATTTCACTTCCATCTAAGCAAGATGGATTCTGGTACGATAACAGAAAGGACAAAACAGAATCAATATTAATCGAGGCTTTCTTTGATCCAGTTTGTCCTGACAGTAGAGATTCATGGCCCCCACTTAAACGAGCTGTCCAACTCTATGGTTCTCGTGTCTCTCTCGTTGTTCATCCATTCCCTTTACCGTATGCTCCCGTTTCAACCCActttttcattctatagtttgAGATCTGATTATGGGTTGATATATACTCCAtcagttttaatttatttgtctgATTTTGACTTGATACAGAGtttaaaaaaagtaattaaagtaaagaagacttttgaatcttattgTCTTAAACTAAAACTAAAGATATATAGAATGTACTAAAATGCTCGTTAATTTTATagtcttaaatatgtcatgtgGAAATTTGGAGTTACTCactctgtctcaaattatctgtcgctttttttttttttacttaccacgtaagaaaatactaactcctagataaAAATAGGTGATTTGATTAAATTGCCCTtaaattaaataggtattgggatttgatcacatagcacttaatagaagcaaatctggaaaaataaggttaattctttcttgatttgataagtggacatttttttgactcaaaaaaaaggctaagtggacacctTTTTGATCCGGAGAGAGTATTAATTAGGAGTGatatttgactaactttacccttatttatgtctaaattataatctctctccattaaatgattactctatttatgtgtcatctccattaatggCAGAACCCCACTTTGTgtgattatactgggtatgttgttgttgttgttgttgttgttgttgttgttattgctccATTAATGACAGAATTAAAAtgggagaaaaaataattaattgtgccttgaacttctaaaacgacaaataatttgagacaactaaTTTTAGTAACCACGGCTATTTTGAGACGGATAGAGTAAAGAGTTGCCGAAAAAGGAAAGATATATTCTTGTTTAAACGggctaaaaagaaaagtaagacaaacaaattgaaacagagtgAGTATTATCTATAGTATTAACCTGAAGTTCTTATAGTAACTACTCATAAATCTCAAATCTTGGATCCTCCATATAGAGGCTAAGTTGTAAAGTATAGAGACAAATCCTGGATTTAAAGTTTGTGAGTTCCTATAATGACATCAAATTAATTAACAACAATAATTGAGTTCACACTCAAATATTCATAGATATTTACTAGATTTGAGTTTGGGTAAAAACTAGTGAGTTCACGTGAACCCATAGATTATAAGCTAGCTCTGCCCTGGTAAACAGTCCATAAAAAATAGGATTAGTAACCTGAAAAGTCAGGCAAGTTCTCCTACAACAGGTATAAGTTAAATTACACTAATAGGGGCAATGGTTATTTATATTGTCAGTACAGATCAGTTAAATCCTATTGTATAGGTTTCTTATTTAACTTCTATGTACGGACTGTGTGGAGAGTCTTTATACTGTTACATCATCTTAACATATAACTACAGGTAATCATCCATAAAAATGAGAACTAATAACATGAAAAGTTGGAACGGTTACCTGTTACAACATGTTAAAATACTAGCTAGAATCATTTGTCCGATTAATATAACTATAGGACCTCACAAGCAATGCTTATTGGCTAAGTTAACAGGGGAGTTAGTTCTTTTAGTTTTCCTAAAAGTACATCTTTGCTGCTGTTAGCTGAAATAATGACACATTTCACAAGATTGAAGTACCTATTGCTGTTTTTTGATTGCTTTTACTTCTATTTCTGGGAGCCAGATTGTTGGTATGTGTAGGAAATGACAATATCATTTGGTCTTCCAGTTCAGCATTAATTTGTGGAGTAATAGACATGAGGATGATTTGTTTTACTTGTTATAATATGCAGTTACCATGACAATGCATTTATCACCTCGCGCGCGTTGCACATTATCAATAAGTTGAATACTTCTGCCACATACAGATTACTGGAGTCTTTCTTTGATCACCAGGTAACAATTTTTTTCTGGTGCAGAATCTATAAATGTCAAATAGCAGTAAAATTACTCATTAGTTTTTTTAACGAAAACAATATGCAACTCTCCAATTTTTAGTGCCTTGTGCCACTTTAAGTGTGATCGTTTAATTTCTACAGCTTGAAGCTTGAGCATGTTCTCTATTATGGAATTAGTATTCATGAAATTGGTGTTAATAGGATCTGCAATATATATCGTATAATCACATGACTGAATTTTTTGGGAAAGATCTTACTTACATACTTCCTCTGATTTTCTATACTATCTTGAGAATGTCATATGCAATTGAAAAAACTTAACGAAAGTTTACAAACCTAACAATAGGTAACCTTCAAATACTGGTCTCATGGAGCTTAAATTGATTTTAAGCAATTGCAGCAATCTATTTTGTTCACCATTCATCTCATAATGGCGTTAGAGGTTATTGTTCTCTGTCGTTTTAAGTGGCCTTTAATTGTTTAACTGTTCTCTGAGAGCGGGACTAAAATACAAGTTTTCAGCCATGGAATCATTCACTGTTACTTGCTTCAGGATAGGCTGCCTACCTTACAATTTACACCCCTTTGGGTGCGGCGAGATGCTTAATGCACCAGGCTGCCCTTTTTTAGTCTGTATAAGAATCTAATCGAACACCTCAAATATGAAATTGCAATGCCTAAAATTTCTCTGATACTGATGAGCTACAAGAAGGCTACTGATTGTTCATTATTAATGGGCAAAACTAGAACTATGGAAAAGCATgagtaatgtttttttttttttttttttttttttttttaaataatcaaaCTCGTACTCCATTGATCATTGATGAGCAAAAATATACAGCCTGAGTTTGGCATTCCAAACTTAGTACATGATCATTGAGATGGGATTTGAGCTAAAGCTAAAAGTCCTAATCTATCCTaaccaaaaaatgaataagAGCTCCTGTTTCAAGGAGGTTCATATACAATTATGTGGTTTTAAAGGTAGGAAGATTCCACCTATCCATATTTACTAGGCCTTTGACCTACCTTGGAAGAACAGAGGAGGAGTTGAAGACATGGTCTTCATTTAACTCATGGCTCATGGAAGCAAACTTATCAGTTGGTCTGTTGGCTTCCCTGAAACAATGGTTGATGTGGAAACAGCTTCTGTATCTCTAGCACTTGGTAGTTAATCCTCCATGGGGGTCTCCACTCTCCTTTTATATACTTAGTAAGTCGTAAGGAGTCTGTTTCCCCCATTACCATCTGAAAACCATCCCTGGCACACCAATTTAGTCCATAAAGCACTGCCATACTGCCATTGCTTCAGCAAGATTACTGGTGCCAGGGCCAATTTTGATGGAgtatgcaaaaagaattttgccTTGACTGTCCCACACCACACCCTCTCCTCCACATTGCCCTTGTAGATAGCATCAGAATTTATCCTAACTTGAGGGAGGAGTGGTTTCATCCAAGTGATGACAGATTGACAGTGATTGTGTGTTGGTTTAGTCTGGCCTCACTTGCTTGACACAAGCTCTCCCACTTGTTGCCGGTACTTGCTCTCCGAAATTGGTTTTTTGTTACCTGCAAAATATTGAAAGGATGAGTTGGTACTTATCAGATTTTATGCCGAAAAGTTCCTCTTGCAAATTATGGTACTAACATATATACTTAGTCTTGGTTTTAATTGTGCCTGGTTGAAACAGGATGAGTTTTATAACAAAGCAACTTTCAACTTGCCCAAAGCATCTGTTGTGGATAAAGTTGCAAAATTTACATCCAATGCAATTGGGCATTCGAATTACACTGCGGTAAAGGATGGATTTACCGACCCCAAAACCGATCAAGCGACAAGATTTTCCTTCAAGGTAGGTACATTAATTAGCTCAATTACCCTGAACATTGTGTGTACATCTTTTTCACCTATACTGAAACttgcatttgtgtatatatacttttttgcAGTATGGCTGTGTGAAAGGCGTATATGGGGCGCCTTTTTTCTTTGTAAACGGGTTTCCTCTGCCTGGTGCTGGCTCACCATTGGACTACAAAGCATGGAGAAATATTCTTGATCCATTGATTTCTCCAGCAGGACAACTGAAGACTGACGCTTTGCATTTCTTCTTGTGAATCACTGTATTTGTACTCTCATCACCTGATGGCTGAGCTAGAGAGACAAACTTTTCgcttatatttacatataatGACATAATTTATTGCTTCTATATCTTATAGTTATAGAAAATGAAAATACTAATCTGATGGTAAAAGTTTTTTTCTGTCTAATCGATCAAGTATAAATGCTTTGGAACGACAAATGATTGTGGAGTATGAATAATCCGTCGTCTATGCAGTAGATAAGACAGACCTTATTACTTATAATATAAGAAGGATTTAAATTGTATGCACTGACTACACAAATTAGTATAATTTAACTAGTTGCAGCAGGTTATTTACAATATACACTGACtatgcaaattatatatgttcggaagaaacaagcaataatcAAA is a window of Lycium ferocissimum isolate CSIRO_LF1 chromosome 12, AGI_CSIRO_Lferr_CH_V1, whole genome shotgun sequence DNA encoding:
- the LOC132040943 gene encoding uncharacterized protein LOC132040943 isoform X1; the encoded protein is MELWKIQYISILLLSSVLVLIIFCVSAQISLPSKQDGFWYDNRKDKTESILIEAFFDPVCPDSRDSWPPLKRAVQLYGSRVSLVVHPFPLPYHDNAFITSRALHIINKLNTSATYRLLESFFDHQDEFYNKATFNLPKASVVDKVAKFTSNAIGHSNYTAVKDGFTDPKTDQATRFSFKYGCVKGVYGAPFFFVNGFPLPGAGSPLDYKAWRNILDPLISPAGQLKTDALHFFL
- the LOC132040943 gene encoding uncharacterized protein LOC132040943 isoform X2, yielding MELWKSIVLFNSVLIFIGCVSSLPSKQDGFWYENRIAKTESILIEAFFDPVCPDSKASWPPLKLALQHYGSRVSLVVHPFPLPYHDNAFITSRALHIINKLNTSATYRLLESFFDHQDEFYNKATFNLPKASVVDKVAKFTSNAIGHSNYTAVKDGFTDPKTDQATRFSFKYGCVKGVYGAPFFFVNGFPLPGAGSPLDYKAWRNILDPLISPAGQLKTDALHFFL